A single Dunckerocampus dactyliophorus isolate RoL2022-P2 chromosome 2, RoL_Ddac_1.1, whole genome shotgun sequence DNA region contains:
- the setd9 gene encoding SET domain-containing protein 9 — translation MFRNVLERLQVKWKSYRHRFVPWIALNISKNEKTLRQVKERSEDKLVPDEEVSRSLRQLFEVLSSHGIHCRVDQQAVKGHFHGQVTSDNEPCAHDAMFQSFGFCIDRKPSTLPFAGTGVFVTRGVVPKGATVAMYPGTIYQAYEPILLQSIKNPFVFRCLDGVLVDGNDKGISKMVYKSCSGRDRMGPFVMSDTSWLTVNPQNPLAVGQYVNNCSNEWPANVYYQEYDVPDTFPIELRQYLPNVNYSPHSQRPLRCVVLVSLRDLTAGEELFSNYYTIVH, via the coding sequence ATGTTTAGAAATGTACTGGAGAGGTTACAGGTCAAATGGAAATCCTACCGACACCGATTTGTGCCTTGGATTGCACTAAACATTTCTAAAAATGAGAAAACCCTTCGACAAGTGAAAGAGCGCTCTGAGGACAAGTTGGTCCCAGATGAAGAAGTATCGCGGAGCCTACGGCAGCTCTTCGAAGTCCTCTCCAGTCATGGGATTCATTGTCGTGTGGATCAGCAGGCTGTTAAAGGTCATTTTCACGGACAGGTAACAAGTGACAACGAACCCTGTGCGCACGATGCCATGTTCCAGTCATTTGGTTTCTGTATTGACCGGAAGCCGAGCACACTGCCCTTTGCGGGAACTGGAGTGTTTGTGACCAGGGGGGTGGTACCCAAAGGAGCTACTGTTGCCATGTATCCTGGCACCATCTACCAAGCTTATGAGCCTATACTCCTACAGTCCATCAAAAACCCATTTGTATTTCGTTGCCTAGATGGTGTCTTAGTTGATGGGAATGACAAAGGTATCTCCAAAATGGTGTACAAGTCATGCAGTGGCAGAGACCGGATGGGCCCTTTTGTGATGAGCGACACGAGCTGGCTGACAGTCAATCCACAGAACCCACTTGCAGTGGGCCAGTATGTAAACAACTGCTCCAACGAGTGGCCTGCCAATGTGTATTACCAGGAGTATGATGTTCCGGACACTTTTCCCATAGAGCTTCGCCAGTATCTTCCCAATGTCAACTACAGCCCACACTCACAGAGACCTCTTCGCTGCGTGGTGCTCGTTTCACTCAGAGACCTTACAGCGGGAGAGGAgctattttccaactattacaCTATTGTACACTAG
- the eif4a2 gene encoding eukaryotic initiation factor 4A-II, whose amino-acid sequence MSNDSADYNSDHVGPDGMEPDGVIESNWNEITDNFDDMNLKETLLRGIYAYGFEKPSAIQQRAIIPCIKGYDVIAQAQSGTGKTATFAISILQQLDIKQKETQALVLAPTRELAQQIQKVILALGDYMGATCHACIGGTNLRSEIQKLQAEAPHIVVGTPGRVYDMLNRRHLSPKWIKMFVLDEADEMLSRGFKDQIYEIFQKLSTNIQVVLLSATMPTDVLEVTKKFMRDPIRILVKKEELTLEGIKQFYINVEREEWKLDTLCDLYETLTITQAVIFLNTRRKVDWLTEKMHARDFTVSALHGDMDQKERDVIMREFRSGSSRVLITTDLLARGIDVQQVSLVINYDLPTNRENYIHRIGRGGRFGRKGVAINFVTEEDKRILRDIETFYNTTVEEMPMNVADLI is encoded by the exons ATGTCTAACGATTCTGCTGATTACAACAG CGACCATGTGGGGCCAGATGGAATGGAGCCAGATGGTGTCATTGAG aGCAACTGGAATGAAATTACAGACAACTTTGATGATATGAACCTGAAGGAGACTCTTCTCAGGGGAATTTATGCATATGGTTTTGAGAAGCCGTCGGCTATTCAACAGAGGGCTATAATCCCTTGCATTAAAG GCTATGATGTCATTGCCCAAGCCCAGTCAGGCACTGGCAAGACGGCCACATTTGCCATCTCTATCTTGCAGCAGCTGGACATAAAGCAGAAGGAGACTCAGGCTCTGGTGTTGGCTCCCACCAGAGAGCTGGCTCAGCAG ATTCAGAAGGTCATTCTGGCTCTGGGTGACTATATGGGGGCAACCTGTCATGCCTGTATTGGAGGGACCAATCTTCGTAGTGAAATACAGAAGCTTCAAGCGGAAGCGCCGCACATAGTTGTGGGCACACCTGGTCGGGTGTACGACATGCTCAACAGGCGACATCTGT CCCCAAAGTGGATCAAGATGTTTGTTCTGGATGAAGCTGATGAGATGTTGAGCAGAGGTTTCAAAGATCAGATTTATGAGATCTTCCAGAAGCTGAGCACAAACATTCAG GTTGTTCTGCTCTCGGCCACCATGCCCACAGATGTGCTGGAGGTGACAAAGAAGTTCATGCGAGACCCCATTCGCATTCTGGTGAAGAAGGAAGAGCTTACCCTCGAGGGTATTAAGCAGTTCTACATTAATGTGGAGCGGGAG GAGTGGAAGCTGGACACCCTGTGTGACCTTTACGAGACTCTGACCATTACCCAGGCTGTGATCTTTCTCAACACCAGGAGAAAAGTGGACTGGCTGACGGAGAAGATGCACGCAAGAGACTTTACCGTCTCTGCTCTG CACGGTGACATGGACCAGAAGGAGCGTGATGTCATTATGAGGGAGTTTAGGTCTGGCTCAAGCAGAGTCTTGATCACTACTGATCTGCTG GCTCGTGGCATCGATGTGCAGCAAGTGTCCCTGGTCATAAACTATGATCTTCCTACAAACCGTGAGAACTACATTCACAG AATCGGCCGTGGCGGCCGCTTTGGCAGAAAAGGAGTTGCTATTAACTTTGTCACTGAAGAGGACAAGAGGATCCTGCGCGACATTGAGACGTTTTACAATACTACAGTGGAGGAGATGCCCATGAATGTGGCTGACCTCATTTGA
- the dcun1d1 gene encoding DCN1-like protein 1 isoform X2, giving the protein MNKLKSSQKDKIHKKKLEHLYSRYRDPHDDKIGIDGIQQFCDDLGLDPASISVLLIAWKFRAATQCEFSKQEFMDGMAEQGCDSIDKLKAQLPKMEQELKDHGRFKDFYQFTFNFAKNPGQKGLDLEMAIAYWNLVLAGRFKFLNLWNTFLVEHHKRSIPKDTWNLLLDFSTMITDDMSNYDEEGAWPVLIDDFVEFARPHIGTKSTAV; this is encoded by the exons ATG aACAAGCTGAAGTCCTCACAGAAGGATAAAATTC ACAAGAAGAAGCTCGAACATCTATACAGCAGATATAGAG ATCCCCACGATGACAAGATCGGCATTGATGGGATTCAGCAGTTTTGTGACGACCTTGGTTTGGACCCAGCCAGTATAAGTGTTCTTCTCATAGCCTGGAAGTTCAGGGCTGCAACACAATGCGAGTTCTCTAAACAGGAGTTCATGGACGGCATGGCAGAGCAGGG ATGTGACAGTATAGATAAGCTAAAAGCTCAACTACCCAAGATGGAACAAGAGTTAAAAGACCATGGGAGATTTAAGGACTTCTACCAGTTTACATTTAATTTTGCAAAGAATCCTGGCCAGAAAGGTTTGG ATTTAGAAATGGCTATTGCATATTGGAATTTAGTATTGGCTGGAAGATTCAAGTTCCTCAACCTCTGGAACACGTTTTTAGTT GAGCACCACAAAAGGTCAATTCCCAAGGACACATGGAACCTGCTGCTAGACTTCAGCACAATGATCACGGATGACATGTCCAATTATGATGAGGAAG GAGCATGGCCTGTACTCATTGAtgactttgtggagtttgcacggcCGCACATTGGGACCAAAAGTACTGCAGTTTAA
- the LOC129176544 gene encoding lactosylceramide 1,3-N-acetyl-beta-D-glucosaminyltransferase A-like → MFWKLRRIYRCQCVRLVSACLVLSVVMVCWENSAVNHLKSYSFRFLADRFSHINKSLTITREQAQSFSNFRNLLDHPDKCAGEDVLLLVFVKTSPTNIARREAIRSTWGNETYIQRVLGVRVKVVFALGVPAMDTDAVQERLAQEDRRHADLIQQDFLDSFYNLTLKLIMQFHWMHRRCAHARFLMTTDDDVFIHMPNLVEYLQDMSRQGVTDFWVGRVYWGSPPNRSKDSKYYVPFEMYQWWSYPDYTAGGGYVVSSDVASKIYQATLTLNASLYIDDVFMGICAKAVGVSPQDHMYFSGEGKAPQHMCIYNRMMTSHGHVEDLHDLWKAATHPQVKERMSGILGRLYCTAIKIFLLCQPHHLNTYPCTAAFY, encoded by the coding sequence ATGTTTTGGAAATTACGCCGGATATACCGGTGCCAGTGCGTTCGTCTGGTAAGCGCCTGCCTGGTGCTGTCGGTGGTCATGGTTTGCTGGGAGAACAGCGCCGTGAACCACCTTAAGTCCTACTCGTTCCGCTTCCTGGCCGACCGCTTCAGCCACATCAACAAGAGCCTCACCATCACACGTGAGCAGGCCCAGAGCTTCAGCAACTTCCGCAACCTGCTGGACCACCCGGACAAATGCGCCGGTGAGGACGTTCTCCTCCTGGTCTTTGTCAAAACATCTCCTACGAACATTGCCAGGCGTGAGGCCATCAGATCTACGTGGGGCAATGAGACCTACATCCAGCGCGTGCTGGGAGTGAGAGTGAAGGTGGTGTTCGCCTTAGGAGTACCTGCAATGGACACGGACGCTGTTCAAGAGCGGCTCGCCCAAGAGGACCGTCGTCACGCCGATTTGATCCAGCAGGACTTCTTGGACTCCTTCTACAATCTGACCCTGAAGCTGATCATGCAATTCCACTGGATGCACCGCCGCTGCGCTCACGCTCGCTTCCTCATGACCACCGACGACGACGTCTTCATCCACATGCCCAACCTGGTGGAGTACCTGCAGGACATGAGCCGCCAGGGCGTCACCGACTTTTGGGTGGGCCGGGTGTACTGGGGGTCCCCGCCCAACCGCAGTAAGGACAGTAAGTACTATGTTCCTTTTGAGATGTACCAGTGGTGGTCTTACCCTGACTACACAGCCGGGGGGGGCTATGTGGTGTCCAGCGACGTGGCCAGCAAGATCTACCAGGCCACGCTGACACTGAACGCCTCGCTTTACATAGACGACGTGTTCATGGGCATCTGCGCCAAGGCTGTCGGCGTGTCACCACAAGACCACATGTACTTCTCAGGGGAGGGCAAGGCACCCCAGCACATGTGCATCTACAACCGGATGATGACCTCCCACGGCCACGTGGAGGACCTCCACGACCTCTGGAAGGCAGCCACGCACCCTCAGGTGAAAGAGAGGATGTCTGGAATCCTAGGCAGGCTGTACTGCACGGCCATCAAGATCTTTCTGCTTTGTCAGCCCCACCATCTTAACACCTACCCCTGCACGGCCGCGTTTTACTGA
- the dcun1d1 gene encoding DCN1-like protein 1 isoform X1 translates to MNKLKSSQKDKIRKFMIFTQSNEKTALACLSQHDWKLDVATDKYFQNPTLDKKKLEHLYSRYRDPHDDKIGIDGIQQFCDDLGLDPASISVLLIAWKFRAATQCEFSKQEFMDGMAEQGCDSIDKLKAQLPKMEQELKDHGRFKDFYQFTFNFAKNPGQKGLDLEMAIAYWNLVLAGRFKFLNLWNTFLVEHHKRSIPKDTWNLLLDFSTMITDDMSNYDEEGAWPVLIDDFVEFARPHIGTKSTAV, encoded by the exons ATG aACAAGCTGAAGTCCTCACAGAAGGATAAAATTCGTAAGTTCATGATTTTCACTCAATCCAACGAGAAGACTGCACTGGCCTGTCTGTCACAACATGACTGGAAGCTAGATGTTGCTACTGACAAGTATTTCCAAAATCCAACTTTAGACAAGAAGAAGCTCGAACATCTATACAGCAGATATAGAG ATCCCCACGATGACAAGATCGGCATTGATGGGATTCAGCAGTTTTGTGACGACCTTGGTTTGGACCCAGCCAGTATAAGTGTTCTTCTCATAGCCTGGAAGTTCAGGGCTGCAACACAATGCGAGTTCTCTAAACAGGAGTTCATGGACGGCATGGCAGAGCAGGG ATGTGACAGTATAGATAAGCTAAAAGCTCAACTACCCAAGATGGAACAAGAGTTAAAAGACCATGGGAGATTTAAGGACTTCTACCAGTTTACATTTAATTTTGCAAAGAATCCTGGCCAGAAAGGTTTGG ATTTAGAAATGGCTATTGCATATTGGAATTTAGTATTGGCTGGAAGATTCAAGTTCCTCAACCTCTGGAACACGTTTTTAGTT GAGCACCACAAAAGGTCAATTCCCAAGGACACATGGAACCTGCTGCTAGACTTCAGCACAATGATCACGGATGACATGTCCAATTATGATGAGGAAG GAGCATGGCCTGTACTCATTGAtgactttgtggagtttgcacggcCGCACATTGGGACCAAAAGTACTGCAGTTTAA
- the LOC129177267 gene encoding zinc finger BED domain-containing protein 4-like — protein sequence MSWVSWMEFCVIMDRSKKFSQVWNNFDLVTPNEVKCRLCSTELSYINKSTPSMLRHYRARHGNEELADTRVSTPVPNKQAVDDAVVNMIIKDCQPLSFVENEGFRQLLKLIIPSYALPSRKDLVSQRYEEEEKTKKDLQSAVAVTLTADMWWSKRRNRLQKLQKLLFLNKNS from the exons ATGTCGTGGGTTTCTTGGATGGAGTTTTGCGTAATTATGGATCGTTCTAAGAAGTTTTCCCAAGTGTGGAATAATTTTGATCTTGTGACGCCAAACGAG GTGAAGTGTCGGCTCTGCTCCACGGAGCTATCTTACATCAATAAGAGCACTCCATCAATGCTGAGGCATTATAGAGCTCGGCATGGCAATGAAGAATTGGCAGATACTCGTGTGAGTACCCCAG TTCCTAACAAGCAAGCAGTGGATGACGCAGTGGTCAATATGATCATCAAAGACTGTCAGCCACTCAGCTTTGTTGAAAATGAGGGATTCAGGCAGCTCCTGAAGCTTATTATACCCTCGTATGCTCTACCAAGCAGGAAG GACTTGGTGAGCCAGAGatatgaggaagaggagaaaacaaaaaaggacCTCCAGAGCGCCGTTGCTGTTACTTTAACAGCTGATATGTGGTGGTCTAAGAGGAGAAATCGCCTCCAAAAACTCCAAAAACTTTTGTTCCTCAATAAAAATTCATAA